The Polaribacter tangerinus genome has a segment encoding these proteins:
- a CDS encoding 5-(carboxyamino)imidazole ribonucleotide synthase — MKNYFSSDFKLGILGGGQLGRMLLTETQKLDIHTSILDNNKNAPCAAYCNTFVVGNLLDFDAVYNFGKTVNLLTIEIENVNIDALDKLEEEGLEIYPKPKDLRIIQSKARQKHFYVDNQIPTAPFSHYAYLEELKHSYHNNIINFPFVWKATKFGYDGNGVKIVRNINDLESLPNVACITEKLIPFKNELAVIVARNLNGETTTYPVVEMEFHPEANQVEYVICPARVTTDIAKKAKEIALKVVTDLDFVGLLAVEMFLTEDNTILVNEVAPRPHNSGHYSIEASYTNQFEQHLRSILNLPLGNTDSKVAGIMVNLVGEEGFSGDVVYENIEEILKIEGVTPHIYGKKETRPFRKMGHVTIVHSEIDKAREIAQKVKETIRVISK, encoded by the coding sequence GTGAAAAATTATTTCTCTTCAGATTTTAAACTCGGCATTCTTGGTGGCGGTCAGTTAGGCAGAATGTTGCTTACAGAAACTCAAAAATTAGATATCCACACCAGTATTTTAGACAATAACAAAAACGCCCCTTGTGCAGCCTACTGCAATACTTTTGTAGTTGGAAATTTACTCGATTTCGATGCCGTTTATAATTTTGGCAAAACGGTAAATTTATTAACCATAGAAATAGAAAATGTAAATATAGATGCATTAGATAAATTAGAGGAAGAAGGTTTAGAAATTTATCCTAAACCCAAAGATTTACGCATTATTCAAAGTAAAGCTAGGCAAAAACATTTTTATGTAGACAACCAAATTCCTACTGCTCCTTTCTCTCACTACGCTTATTTAGAAGAACTCAAACATTCTTATCACAACAATATTATCAACTTTCCTTTTGTTTGGAAAGCTACCAAATTTGGTTATGATGGAAATGGCGTAAAAATAGTTCGAAATATTAACGATTTAGAAAGTTTACCAAATGTAGCGTGTATTACCGAAAAGTTAATCCCTTTTAAAAATGAACTAGCAGTAATTGTTGCAAGAAACTTAAATGGAGAAACCACCACTTACCCAGTAGTAGAAATGGAATTTCATCCTGAAGCAAACCAAGTAGAATACGTTATTTGTCCGGCCAGAGTAACAACAGATATAGCTAAAAAAGCCAAAGAAATTGCCTTAAAAGTAGTAACCGATTTAGACTTTGTTGGGTTATTGGCGGTAGAAATGTTTTTAACTGAAGACAATACTATTTTAGTAAACGAAGTCGCTCCAAGACCACACAACTCTGGGCATTATTCTATAGAGGCAAGTTACACCAATCAGTTTGAACAACATTTAAGAAGTATTTTAAACTTACCACTAGGAAACACAGATAGTAAAGTAGCTGGTATTATGGTAAATTTGGTTGGCGAGGAAGGTTTTTCGGGTGATGTTGTTTACGAAAACATTGAAGAAATATTAAAAATTGAGGGTGTTACACCACACATTTATGGTAAAAAAGAAACACGTCCTTTTCGTAAAATGGGCCATGTAACTATTGTTCATTCAGAAATAGATAAAGCAAGAGAAATAGCACAAAAAGTAAAAGAAACAATTCGCGTAATTTCTAAATAA
- a CDS encoding flavin reductase family protein, whose protein sequence is MLSIDPKEISTGKLHGYLLGAIAPRPIAFASTIDKNGTANLSPFSFFNVFGSNPPTLVFSPARRVRDNTTKHTLNNAIATKEVVINVVNFAIVQQMSLSSSEYPAGVNEFEKAGFTMLKSELVKPYRVAESPVQFECLVKDIIFTGDDGGAGNLIICEVVKMHISEAILDENGAIDQHKIDLVARAGGNYYTRAKDGFFEIPKPLTTLGIGVDSLSKEIRNSTVLTGNNLGMLGNVSKLPTVDDVDNFAKEHPHFIGLETVKKHTFAKEFLHKNDVESAWKVLLVK, encoded by the coding sequence ATGCTAAGTATCGATCCAAAAGAAATATCAACAGGAAAATTACACGGTTATTTATTGGGAGCCATTGCACCGCGGCCAATTGCATTTGCAAGTACTATTGATAAAAATGGCACTGCAAATTTATCTCCGTTTAGTTTCTTTAATGTTTTTGGTTCCAATCCGCCAACTTTAGTTTTTTCGCCGGCCAGAAGAGTTCGAGACAACACTACAAAGCACACTTTAAACAATGCCATAGCTACAAAAGAAGTAGTTATAAATGTTGTAAATTTTGCCATTGTACAACAAATGTCTTTAAGTTCTTCCGAGTATCCTGCAGGTGTTAATGAGTTTGAAAAAGCAGGTTTTACTATGTTAAAATCAGAATTAGTAAAACCATACAGAGTAGCAGAATCTCCAGTCCAATTCGAGTGCCTAGTAAAAGATATTATTTTTACAGGTGATGATGGAGGTGCTGGAAATTTAATAATTTGTGAAGTAGTAAAAATGCATATTTCAGAGGCTATTTTAGATGAAAATGGTGCTATAGATCAACATAAAATAGATTTGGTAGCAAGAGCAGGCGGAAATTATTACACACGAGCAAAAGATGGTTTTTTTGAAATTCCGAAACCCTTAACCACTTTAGGTATTGGAGTAGATTCACTTTCTAAGGAAATTAGAAATAGTACTGTTTTAACGGGTAACAATTTAGGGATGCTAGGTAATGTTTCGAAGTTGCCAACAGTAGATGATGTTGATAACTTTGCGAAAGAACATCCACATTTTATTGGGTTAGAAACCGTAAAAAAACATACATTTGCCAAAGAGTTTTTACATAAAAATGATGTAGAAAGCGCATGGAAAGTGCTTTTAGTTAAATAG
- a CDS encoding IS6 family transposase produces the protein MFKGHCFPKAIILQAVYFKLRFSLSYRYVEELLSIRGSKVNHANIKRWVFKFTPLVEQQFRRRKKLVGKRWRLDETNIKVKGEWRYLHRAVDKEVNTVDFLLTKKRQRISAQKFLIKAIENNGLPNKFGINF, from the coding sequence ATGTTCAAAGGTCACTGTTTTCCTAAAGCAATTATATTACAAGCTGTTTACTTCAAATTAAGGTTTAGTCTTAGCTACAGATATGTAGAAGAACTTTTATCTATCAGAGGAAGCAAAGTGAATCATGCTAATATTAAACGCTGGGTATTCAAATTCACACCACTTGTAGAACAACAATTCAGAAGAAGAAAAAAATTAGTTGGAAAAAGGTGGAGATTAGATGAAACCAATATTAAGGTAAAGGGTGAGTGGAGATATTTACACAGAGCCGTTGATAAAGAAGTGAATACTGTAGACTTTTTGTTAACTAAAAAAAGACAACGTATATCTGCACAGAAATTTTTAATCAAAGCCATAGAGAATAATGGACTACCTAATAAATTTGGTATAAATTTTTAA
- a CDS encoding DUF3127 domain-containing protein, with protein sequence MEVIGKIKLIGDVQTFGANGFRKRELVVTTDDQYPQMIMIEFVQDKCDLLNNYSVGQDVKVAINLRGREWINPQGEAKYFNSIQGWRIENLSQAGAQNQNLPPVDQFQPATNVSDEEPDDLPF encoded by the coding sequence ATGGAAGTTATTGGTAAAATTAAACTTATTGGAGACGTACAAACATTTGGCGCCAATGGTTTTAGAAAAAGAGAATTAGTAGTTACTACAGATGATCAGTATCCTCAAATGATTATGATTGAATTTGTACAAGACAAATGCGATTTGTTAAACAACTATTCTGTTGGTCAGGATGTTAAAGTAGCTATCAACTTAAGAGGAAGAGAATGGATTAATCCACAAGGAGAAGCTAAATACTTTAATTCTATACAAGGTTGGAGAATAGAAAACCTTTCTCAGGCAGGAGCTCAAAACCAAAACTTACCTCCGGTAGATCAGTTTCAGCCAGCAACAAATGTTTCAGACGAAGAACCAGATGATTTACCATTTTAA
- a CDS encoding sensor histidine kinase gives MNFLSNTTLFKRIAVFISLIIVSLILWNTYIFFQKFKIDERAKMEILASAQRELATNTNLDANVDLPLKIIETINNIPMIMVSENGEIEHQNLDSVKLLNPSYLAQELEKMKAENNPIEISYKGKNKKLIYYRDSNLLNKLTYYPLALILILILFLSVIYLFYNSNKIAETNKLWTGMAKETAHQIGTPLSSLLGWIAILKMEKMNDSYVAEIEKDVQRLNTIANRFSKIGSKPILKEENIVTITKQALDYLVSRSSKQVKFDFTTSANEIKTNINTELFGWVIENLLKNAIDAIQGKGNIKVAISNKDKKVIILVSDSGKGISKNLHKQIFKPGFTTKKRGWGLGLSLSKRIIEDYHKGKINVQSSELNKGTTFKITLNKI, from the coding sequence ATGAATTTTCTGTCAAACACTACTTTATTTAAAAGAATTGCTGTTTTTATTTCACTGATTATTGTTTCTTTAATTCTTTGGAATACTTATATATTTTTTCAAAAATTTAAAATTGATGAAAGAGCAAAAATGGAAATATTGGCAAGTGCACAAAGAGAATTAGCTACCAATACAAACCTAGATGCAAATGTAGATTTACCGCTAAAAATTATCGAAACCATTAACAATATTCCAATGATAATGGTAAGTGAAAACGGCGAAATTGAGCATCAAAATTTAGATTCTGTAAAGCTATTAAACCCTAGCTACCTTGCTCAAGAATTAGAAAAGATGAAAGCCGAAAACAATCCTATAGAAATTAGTTATAAAGGCAAAAATAAAAAGCTAATTTACTACAGAGATTCTAATTTATTAAACAAACTTACTTACTATCCGCTAGCACTTATTTTAATATTAATTCTTTTTTTAAGTGTTATTTATCTGTTTTATAATTCTAATAAAATAGCTGAAACTAATAAACTATGGACAGGTATGGCCAAAGAAACAGCACATCAAATTGGTACTCCTTTATCTTCTCTTTTAGGCTGGATTGCTATTTTAAAAATGGAAAAGATGAACGATAGCTATGTTGCTGAAATAGAAAAGGATGTACAAAGGTTAAATACTATTGCCAATAGGTTTTCTAAAATAGGCTCTAAACCAATTTTAAAGGAAGAAAATATTGTAACTATTACAAAACAAGCCCTCGATTACTTAGTTTCTAGAAGTTCTAAACAAGTAAAATTTGATTTTACCACCTCGGCAAATGAAATAAAAACCAATATAAATACGGAGCTGTTTGGTTGGGTAATAGAAAATTTACTGAAAAACGCAATTGATGCCATTCAAGGAAAAGGAAACATAAAAGTAGCTATAAGCAACAAGGATAAGAAAGTTATTATTTTAGTTAGTGATTCTGGTAAAGGAATTTCTAAAAATCTACACAAACAAATATTTAAACCTGGTTTTACCACAAAAAAAAGAGGCTGGGGCCTTGGTTTATCACTATCTAAAAGAATTATAGAAGATTACCATAAAGGGAAAATAAATGTACAGTCATCTGAACTAAATAAAGGAACTACCTTTAAAATTACATTAAATAAGATTTAA
- a CDS encoding HIT family protein, with translation MSIFTKIISGELPSYKVAESEEFFAFLDINPNAYGHTLVVPKEEEDRIFDLSNDAYLRLMDFTYKVAKAIERAVPCKRVGMSVIGLEVPHVHVHLVPLQEMADIQFTKKVTLTKQEFATLAAKIDSEFKVLN, from the coding sequence ATGAGCATTTTTACAAAAATTATTTCGGGAGAGTTGCCAAGTTATAAAGTAGCTGAAAGTGAAGAGTTTTTTGCCTTTTTAGACATCAACCCGAATGCATACGGACATACTTTAGTAGTGCCAAAAGAAGAAGAAGATAGAATTTTCGATCTTTCAAACGATGCTTATTTACGTCTTATGGATTTTACCTATAAAGTTGCCAAAGCCATAGAAAGAGCTGTTCCGTGTAAAAGAGTAGGCATGAGCGTTATTGGTTTAGAGGTGCCGCATGTACATGTACATCTAGTACCTTTACAAGAAATGGCTGACATTCAGTTTACAAAAAAAGTAACATTAACGAAACAAGAGTTTGCTACCCTTGCAGCCAAAATTGATAGTGAGTTTAAAGTTTTAAATTAG
- a CDS encoding DUF58 domain-containing protein → MKLLNQQHSTVTNLDVLAKQVVEGFITGMHKSPFHGFSVEFSEHKLYNKGESTRHIDWKMFAKTEKLYTKKYEEETNLRCHIIIDNSASMQYPKIKNNSLTQLNKIGFSAVASASLMEILRRQRDAVGLSIYSDSYEYYAPEKGSDRHRKMLLHQLEQLLVSSTKTTTNTYQYLHEIAEKLHRRSLLFLFTDMFQTTTDKALLFEALRHLKYNKHEVVLFHTYDEKTELEFNFDKTPKKFVDIETREEINIYPENIQQNYKEAVSDYFNDLKNNCLQYKIDYVPVSISKGFDTILTTYLNSRKKSK, encoded by the coding sequence ATGAAGTTATTAAACCAACAACATTCTACCGTAACCAATTTAGATGTTCTTGCAAAGCAGGTGGTAGAGGGGTTTATAACCGGAATGCATAAAAGTCCGTTTCATGGTTTTTCTGTTGAATTTTCTGAACATAAATTATATAACAAAGGAGAGAGCACACGACATATAGATTGGAAAATGTTTGCCAAAACAGAAAAATTATACACAAAAAAGTATGAAGAGGAAACCAATTTAAGATGCCATATTATTATAGATAACTCGGCGTCTATGCAATATCCGAAGATTAAAAACAATAGTCTTACGCAGTTAAACAAAATAGGTTTTTCTGCAGTTGCTTCAGCCTCGCTAATGGAAATTTTAAGAAGACAAAGAGATGCTGTAGGATTAAGTATTTATTCAGATTCTTACGAATATTATGCACCCGAAAAAGGGAGTGACAGGCACCGTAAAATGTTACTCCACCAACTAGAGCAACTATTGGTTTCTAGTACAAAAACTACTACAAATACGTATCAATATTTACATGAAATAGCAGAAAAGTTACACAGAAGATCTTTGTTATTTCTTTTTACAGATATGTTTCAAACCACTACAGATAAGGCATTGCTTTTTGAAGCATTAAGGCATCTTAAATACAACAAACACGAAGTAGTTTTATTTCATACTTATGATGAAAAAACAGAATTGGAATTCAATTTCGATAAAACTCCTAAGAAATTTGTGGATATAGAAACAAGAGAAGAAATAAATATCTATCCAGAAAACATACAACAAAACTATAAAGAAGCCGTAAGTGATTATTTTAATGATTTGAAAAACAATTGTTTGCAATATAAAATTGACTATGTGCCAGTTTCTATAAGCAAAGGATTTGACACAATTTTAACTACTTATTTAAATAGTAGAAAAAAAAGTAAATAA
- the greA gene encoding transcription elongation factor GreA, giving the protein MSNISYYSEEGLKKLKDELVHLEQVERPRVTTEIAEARDKGDLSENAEYHAAKEEQSHLEFKIAKLKNVIANARILDESQLDVSKILIHSNVVIKNITNNATFKYRLVADSETDVRNGKLSVNSPIGKGLLGKKVGDIAEIEVPSGIMKFEIMEVSR; this is encoded by the coding sequence ATGAGCAACATATCTTATTATTCAGAAGAAGGATTAAAGAAATTGAAAGATGAACTGGTTCATTTAGAACAAGTAGAGAGACCTAGAGTAACCACTGAAATTGCAGAGGCAAGAGACAAAGGAGATTTAAGTGAAAATGCCGAATATCATGCAGCGAAAGAAGAACAATCTCACTTAGAGTTTAAAATTGCGAAACTTAAAAACGTTATTGCAAATGCTCGTATTTTAGATGAGTCGCAACTAGATGTGTCTAAAATTCTTATTCATTCGAATGTGGTTATTAAAAATATAACAAACAATGCAACCTTTAAATACCGTTTAGTGGCAGATTCAGAAACCGATGTTCGAAACGGCAAACTATCTGTAAATTCACCAATTGGGAAGGGTTTATTAGGTAAAAAGGTAGGAGATATTGCAGAGATTGAAGTGCCAAGTGGTATTATGAAATTTGAAATAATGGAAGTATCAAGATAA
- a CDS encoding M3 family metallopeptidase: MNPLLKDFVTAPFSEIKEEHYLPAIQKAISLAKQEVNAIVTNTAKPSFKNTTEALEASGEKLNRITSIFFNLNAAETTEGIQKIAQEVAPLLSEFKNDITLNTSLFKKVKQVFDNKDKLALNEEEKMLLEKQYKSFSRNGANLSEDKKETLRKIDSQLSQLSLKFGENVLAETNAYQMHLMQEKDVAGLPESAKEAAKELAKEKNKEGYIFTLDYPSYGPFLTYAENRELRKEMAIAAGKKGFQKNKNNNEQIVLDIVRLRQKRANLLGYKTHAHFVLEERMAETPEKVISFSNELLEKAKPAAEKEFAHLTAFAKKIDGIEHIEKWDGAYYSEKLKKEIFDLDQEALKPYFKLENVINGVFTIANKLFDITFEEVFNIDTYHEDVKTYEAKDINGKLLALFYADFHPRKGKRNGAWMTSYKGQKIKSGINERPHVSIVCNFTKPTETKPSLLTFNEVTTLFHEFGHALHGMFANTTYQSLSGTSVSWDFVELPSQILENWCYQKEALELFAKHYETGEIIPMKYIEKIKESASFHQGMQTLRQLSFGLLDMKWHTEDSLHVSSIKEFENNAFKNTKLYPEVAENAMSTAFSHIFQGGYSAGYYSYKWAEVLDADAFEYFLEHGIFNKEIAAKFKEYVLSKGGTQKPMKLYQQFRGQEPKPEALLRRAGLI, encoded by the coding sequence ATGAATCCACTATTAAAAGACTTTGTTACAGCCCCTTTTTCTGAAATTAAAGAAGAACATTATTTACCAGCCATACAAAAAGCAATTTCACTTGCAAAACAAGAAGTGAATGCCATTGTTACAAATACCGCAAAGCCAAGCTTTAAAAATACTACAGAGGCTTTAGAAGCTAGTGGAGAAAAACTAAACAGAATAACAAGTATTTTTTTTAATTTAAATGCGGCAGAAACAACTGAAGGCATTCAAAAAATAGCTCAAGAAGTTGCTCCTCTTTTAAGTGAATTTAAAAATGATATTACTTTAAATACTTCCCTTTTTAAAAAAGTAAAGCAGGTTTTTGACAACAAAGATAAACTAGCCTTAAATGAAGAAGAAAAAATGCTTTTAGAAAAGCAATATAAGAGTTTTTCAAGAAATGGTGCTAATTTATCTGAAGACAAAAAAGAAACACTTAGAAAAATAGATAGTCAACTTTCTCAATTATCATTAAAGTTTGGAGAAAATGTTTTGGCAGAAACAAACGCTTATCAAATGCATTTGATGCAAGAAAAAGATGTTGCAGGATTGCCAGAATCTGCCAAAGAAGCTGCCAAAGAATTGGCAAAAGAAAAAAATAAGGAAGGGTATATTTTTACATTAGACTACCCAAGCTATGGCCCTTTTTTAACTTATGCAGAAAATAGAGAACTTCGAAAAGAAATGGCGATTGCCGCTGGCAAAAAAGGATTTCAAAAGAATAAAAACAATAACGAACAAATTGTTTTAGACATTGTAAGATTAAGACAAAAAAGAGCCAATTTGCTAGGCTACAAAACACATGCTCATTTCGTTTTAGAAGAAAGAATGGCAGAAACTCCAGAAAAAGTAATTTCATTTTCTAACGAGTTATTAGAAAAGGCAAAACCTGCTGCTGAAAAAGAATTTGCGCATTTAACTGCTTTTGCAAAAAAAATAGACGGAATAGAACACATAGAGAAATGGGATGGAGCTTACTATTCTGAAAAACTTAAAAAAGAAATTTTCGACTTAGACCAAGAGGCGTTAAAGCCTTATTTTAAATTAGAAAATGTAATTAATGGTGTTTTTACAATTGCCAACAAACTGTTTGACATCACTTTTGAAGAAGTTTTTAATATTGACACCTATCATGAAGACGTAAAAACGTATGAAGCAAAAGATATTAATGGTAAACTATTAGCATTATTTTATGCTGATTTTCATCCAAGAAAAGGGAAAAGAAATGGAGCTTGGATGACATCTTATAAAGGTCAAAAAATAAAATCTGGTATTAATGAAAGACCACATGTATCTATTGTTTGTAATTTCACAAAACCTACAGAAACCAAACCTTCGTTACTTACATTTAACGAGGTAACCACTTTATTTCACGAATTTGGCCATGCCTTACATGGTATGTTCGCAAACACAACCTACCAAAGTCTTTCTGGAACCTCTGTTTCTTGGGATTTTGTAGAGTTACCAAGTCAGATTTTAGAAAATTGGTGTTACCAAAAAGAGGCGCTAGAGTTATTTGCGAAGCATTACGAAACCGGAGAAATTATTCCGATGAAGTATATCGAAAAAATTAAAGAATCTGCTAGTTTCCATCAAGGAATGCAAACTTTACGTCAGTTAAGTTTTGGACTATTAGATATGAAGTGGCACACAGAAGATTCGCTGCATGTTAGTTCTATTAAGGAGTTTGAAAACAACGCTTTTAAAAACACGAAACTATACCCTGAAGTTGCAGAAAACGCAATGAGTACAGCTTTTTCACATATTTTTCAGGGTGGATATTCTGCAGGGTATTATTCTTATAAGTGGGCAGAAGTACTAGATGCAGATGCTTTTGAATATTTTTTAGAACATGGAATATTTAACAAAGAAATTGCTGCAAAGTTCAAAGAATATGTACTTTCTAAGGGCGGCACGCAAAAACCTATGAAACTATACCAACAGTTTAGAGGTCAGGAACCAAAACCAGAAGCCTTACTTAGAAGAGCAGGACTTATTTAA
- a CDS encoding phosphoribosylaminoimidazole carboxylase encodes MLKKVSFLFVFSFLTACSGNDLPENCVRALPVNITSDLNNPQLINALVPGGFSYLNGGAKGILLVNVNGTDFIAYDRICPSNDCESPMTFERGIVLKCSCDNSEYGVGKAIGGAPQTAGFNCPAREYRVTKNGTSIRISNF; translated from the coding sequence ATGTTAAAAAAAGTTAGTTTCTTATTTGTATTTAGTTTTCTTACAGCTTGTTCAGGAAATGATTTACCAGAAAATTGCGTACGGGCCTTACCTGTTAATATTACAAGTGATTTAAACAATCCGCAGTTAATAAACGCATTGGTTCCTGGCGGTTTTAGTTACTTAAACGGAGGTGCCAAAGGTATTTTGTTAGTGAATGTAAACGGAACCGATTTTATTGCTTACGACAGAATTTGCCCTAGTAATGATTGTGAGTCACCCATGACGTTTGAAAGAGGAATTGTACTAAAATGTAGTTGCGATAATAGTGAATACGGAGTTGGTAAAGCTATTGGGGGCGCTCCACAAACAGCCGGATTTAATTGTCCGGCCAGAGAATACAGGGTTACAAAAAACGGAACGTCAATTAGAATTAGTAATTTTTAG
- the purE gene encoding 5-(carboxyamino)imidazole ribonucleotide mutase: MVGIIMGSDSDLPIMQEAIDILENFDIQIEVDIVSAHRTPEKLVDYSKNAHLRGIKVIIAGAGGAAHLPGMVASMSPLPVIGVPVKSRNSIDGWDSVLSILQMPGGVPVATVALDGAKNAGILAAQIIGASDKCVLDKIITYKEGLKLKVEEASKRVRK, from the coding sequence ATGGTAGGAATAATAATGGGAAGCGATTCAGACCTTCCAATAATGCAAGAAGCAATCGATATTTTAGAAAATTTCGACATTCAAATCGAAGTAGATATTGTATCGGCACACAGAACACCAGAAAAATTAGTAGATTATTCGAAAAATGCTCACTTACGAGGTATAAAAGTAATCATTGCAGGTGCTGGTGGTGCCGCTCACTTACCAGGTATGGTAGCTAGCATGAGTCCGCTACCCGTAATTGGTGTGCCCGTAAAAAGTAGAAATTCTATAGATGGCTGGGACTCTGTGCTTTCTATTTTACAAATGCCTGGCGGTGTACCCGTTGCTACAGTTGCTCTCGACGGTGCTAAAAATGCAGGAATTTTAGCAGCTCAAATTATAGGTGCGTCTGATAAATGTGTATTAGATAAAATAATTACGTACAAAGAAGGTTTAAAATTAAAAGTAGAAGAAGCCTCTAAGAGAGTAAGAAAATAA
- a CDS encoding AraC family transcriptional regulator — protein MDENTLKEGFLGQKMIAFPKSFLVDIKNNPISRNFYISDLGYYPVASHHYRLRKKGAKEYIFIYCTKGKGIVTIEDQKTLISPNHFCIIPKNTRHEYRADDNDPWSIYWIHFQGSFSENIYNRYSKSNINNYKNIPFSKSTIDKFNKIFDLLNNNYLLNSIEYANLLGLNFISSFVYHKLNSINTTHPKENLINSVKEFLMNNLDKNFTLDNIASKFNYSKSYLHTKFKLETGYPILVFFKLKKVQKACEYLSYTDLSIKQISYKIGFDDPLYFSRTFKNYMGKSPRNYKQCQRK, from the coding sequence ATGGATGAAAACACTTTAAAAGAAGGGTTTCTTGGACAAAAAATGATAGCTTTTCCAAAATCATTTTTAGTGGATATAAAAAACAATCCTATTTCAAGAAATTTTTACATTAGTGATTTGGGATATTACCCTGTTGCAAGCCATCATTATAGATTAAGAAAAAAAGGGGCTAAAGAATATATTTTTATATACTGTACCAAAGGAAAAGGAATAGTTACTATTGAGGATCAAAAAACTTTAATCTCACCGAATCATTTTTGCATAATACCAAAAAACACTAGACACGAATACAGGGCTGATGATAATGATCCATGGAGTATTTATTGGATTCATTTTCAGGGTTCTTTTAGTGAAAATATATATAATCGATACTCAAAAAGCAATATTAATAACTATAAAAATATCCCTTTCTCAAAAAGCACTATAGACAAATTTAATAAAATTTTCGATTTATTAAATAACAATTATTTATTAAATAGTATTGAATATGCAAATTTATTAGGTCTGAATTTTATAAGCTCATTTGTTTACCATAAACTTAATTCGATTAATACAACACACCCAAAAGAGAATCTAATTAACTCTGTCAAAGAATTTTTAATGAATAATCTAGATAAGAATTTTACACTCGATAATATCGCATCTAAGTTCAATTACTCAAAATCTTACCTACACACAAAATTTAAATTAGAAACCGGTTACCCTATACTTGTATTTTTTAAATTAAAAAAGGTTCAAAAAGCTTGCGAATACCTTAGCTATACAGATTTGAGCATAAAACAAATTAGCTATAAAATTGGTTTTGACGACCCGCTATATTTCTCCAGAACTTTTAAGAATTATATGGGAAAATCTCCCAGAAATTATAAGCAATGTCAAAGAAAATAA